One Paenibacillus riograndensis SBR5 DNA segment encodes these proteins:
- a CDS encoding alpha/beta hydrolase, with protein sequence MALIECKFYSDVLGLSTSMTVILPQQTTTQIGMSNVTKGELHPTLYLLHGLSDDDSIWLRRTSIERYVAQMGIAVVMPQVHRSFYTDMAEGGRYWTFISEELPALARSFFPLSPKREDTFVAGLSMGGYGAVKLGLRKPDTFAAAASLSGALDMAHHFMNPEDPARKSPEYERVFGKQSIENTPDDLLYLLKEVDRSKGPKPLLYQCCGTEDFLYENNQTFRKACAKTSLSLTYEEGPGEHEWGYWDTKIRDVLAWLPLEK encoded by the coding sequence ATGGCTTTGATCGAATGCAAATTTTATTCGGATGTACTGGGACTGAGCACCTCCATGACGGTGATTCTGCCGCAGCAGACCACCACCCAGATTGGCATGAGCAATGTTACTAAAGGAGAGCTGCACCCGACACTCTATTTGCTGCATGGCCTGTCAGATGACGACTCGATCTGGCTCCGACGTACTTCTATTGAGCGCTATGTCGCGCAAATGGGGATTGCGGTGGTGATGCCGCAGGTGCACCGGAGCTTTTATACGGACATGGCCGAGGGAGGCCGGTATTGGACCTTTATCAGTGAAGAGCTGCCCGCGCTCGCCCGTTCATTCTTCCCCCTGTCCCCCAAACGCGAGGATACCTTTGTCGCCGGGCTTTCGATGGGCGGCTATGGGGCGGTCAAGCTGGGCCTGCGCAAGCCTGACACTTTTGCGGCGGCGGCAAGTCTGTCGGGAGCGCTGGATATGGCGCATCATTTCATGAACCCCGAGGACCCTGCCAGGAAGTCCCCAGAGTACGAGCGGGTTTTTGGTAAACAGAGCATTGAAAACACTCCTGATGATCTGCTATATCTGCTAAAAGAGGTAGACCGCTCCAAGGGGCCCAAACCGCTGCTCTACCAGTGCTGCGGAACGGAGGATTTCCTCTATGAGAACAACCAAACCTTCCGCAAGGCCTGTGCCAAGACATCGCTGTCCTTAACCTACGAGGAAGGTCCGGGCGAACATGAATGGGGTTATTGGGATACCAAAATCCGTGATGTGCTGGCCTGGCTGCCGCTAGAAAAATAA
- a CDS encoding CBS domain-containing protein produces the protein MSLIASNPLSALLRSAPAVPAAYTCRETLRVMFQHPEAKCLVVCNPDHTPVGLLMCERFFLKVTGRSGMELFYRESVTRLMNRKPLAVDISTPPEHVLISALERPEAMRNDCIIVTEEGAFAGVVYVSDLTQEQH, from the coding sequence ATGAGCTTAATTGCTTCCAATCCATTATCCGCCTTGCTCCGCAGCGCCCCAGCCGTCCCCGCTGCCTATACCTGCCGTGAAACCCTCCGCGTGATGTTCCAGCACCCCGAAGCCAAATGCCTCGTTGTCTGCAATCCAGACCATACGCCGGTTGGTCTCTTGATGTGTGAACGCTTTTTCCTCAAGGTTACCGGACGTTCGGGTATGGAGCTGTTCTACCGGGAATCCGTAACCAGGCTCATGAACCGCAAACCGCTGGCTGTTGACATCTCTACCCCGCCGGAACACGTTCTGATATCAGCCTTGGAACGCCCTGAAGCGATGAGGAACGACTGCATTATCGTTACGGAGGAAGGAGCTTTTGCCGGTGTGGTGTATGTTTCTGACCTGACACAGGAGCAGCATTAA
- a CDS encoding argininosuccinate synthase, whose amino-acid sequence MPKEKIVLAYSGGLDTSVILKWLKETYDAEIIAFTADIGQKEELNGLEEKALATGASKVYIDDLRDEFASDFIYPMFQSGALYEGQYLLGTSIARPLIAKRMVDIAIAEGATAIAHGATGKGNDQVRFELNAAALSPSIKVIAPWRLEEFRSQFPGRAEMIAYAEANGIPVQASAAKPYSMDRNLLHISYESGVLEDPWFDPSAPENKGMFLLSNAPEDAPDQPEYLELEFLKGDCVALNGEPLSPLQVMEKLNELGGKHGIGRVDMVENRFVGMKSRGVYETPGGTILFTAHRKMESITMDREVMNLRDSLITRYSTLVYNGFWFAPERLALQALVKESQKNVTGTVRVKLYKGNIIGAGVKSPVSLYNPEIATMEADPTQAYDQGDATGFIRLNALRLKVSAGVAESNK is encoded by the coding sequence ATGCCAAAAGAAAAAATCGTACTCGCCTACTCCGGCGGGCTGGATACCTCGGTCATCCTGAAATGGCTGAAAGAAACCTATGATGCGGAGATTATTGCTTTTACAGCCGATATCGGCCAAAAGGAAGAGCTGAACGGCCTTGAGGAAAAAGCCCTCGCAACCGGCGCGTCGAAGGTCTACATCGATGATCTCCGTGACGAATTCGCGAGCGACTTCATCTACCCGATGTTCCAATCGGGCGCTTTGTATGAAGGCCAATACCTGCTCGGCACAAGCATCGCCCGTCCGCTGATTGCAAAGCGTATGGTGGACATCGCCATCGCGGAAGGCGCAACGGCGATTGCCCACGGCGCAACCGGCAAAGGAAATGACCAGGTGCGCTTCGAACTGAATGCGGCGGCCTTGTCGCCAAGCATCAAGGTGATTGCGCCTTGGCGGCTCGAAGAGTTCCGCAGCCAGTTCCCCGGCCGGGCGGAAATGATCGCCTATGCGGAAGCGAACGGCATTCCGGTTCAGGCCTCGGCGGCCAAGCCGTATTCCATGGACCGCAACCTGCTGCACATTAGCTACGAGAGCGGCGTGCTGGAAGATCCGTGGTTCGATCCAAGCGCACCGGAGAACAAGGGAATGTTCCTCCTCAGCAACGCGCCGGAGGATGCCCCGGATCAGCCGGAATACCTGGAGCTGGAATTCCTCAAGGGAGATTGTGTCGCACTGAATGGCGAGCCGCTATCTCCACTGCAGGTCATGGAGAAGTTGAATGAGCTGGGCGGCAAGCACGGCATTGGACGCGTGGATATGGTGGAGAACCGTTTTGTCGGCATGAAGAGCCGCGGCGTGTACGAAACGCCAGGCGGAACCATCCTGTTCACCGCCCACCGCAAAATGGAGTCCATCACGATGGACCGCGAAGTGATGAACCTGCGCGACAGCCTGATTACCCGCTACAGCACACTCGTGTACAACGGCTTCTGGTTCGCGCCTGAACGCCTTGCGCTGCAGGCGCTGGTGAAGGAAAGCCAGAAGAATGTTACCGGCACCGTGCGCGTCAAGCTGTACAAAGGCAACATTATCGGAGCCGGCGTAAAGTCACCGGTCAGCCTGTACAATCCGGAGATTGCTACTATGGAAGCAGACCCGACCCAGGCCTATGATCAAGGGGATGCAACAGGCTTTATCCGCCTGAATGCCCTGCGTCTGAAGGTTTCGGCGGGCGTAGCAGAATCGAACAAATAA
- the argJ gene encoding bifunctional glutamate N-acetyltransferase/amino-acid acetyltransferase ArgJ, which translates to MSEKQVFTVVEGGSVTTPKGFTAGGLHCGLKKTERNDLAAILCEVPATAAAVYTTNVFQAAPLKVTRESLANATLQAVIVNSGNANACTGEQGEADAYEMRAAAARELGVNELDVAVASTGVIGELLKMDRVRSGIAGLPEKLDGGAAGAEEFCQAILTTDLVKKECCVTVKVGEVEVTIAGAAKGSGMIHPNMATMLGFMTTDAVIDGEDLLSLLRTATNTTFNMITVDGDTSTNDMLVTMASGLAGNEKLTRLHADWDAFAAAFTHVCKSLAMAIARDGEGATKLIEVQIDGAVHDEAAAAIAKTVVGSSLVKSAIFGADANWGRIIAAVGRAGVPVSPERVDISLGGIEVLRQSRPVAFDEEQALHYLQKSDTVRITVALADGEGKATAWGCDLTYDYVRINAAYRT; encoded by the coding sequence ATGAGTGAGAAACAGGTTTTTACCGTCGTTGAGGGCGGAAGTGTCACAACCCCTAAGGGGTTTACGGCTGGCGGGCTGCACTGCGGACTCAAAAAAACAGAGCGCAACGACCTGGCGGCGATTCTCTGCGAGGTGCCTGCGACAGCGGCTGCGGTCTATACAACGAATGTATTCCAGGCTGCACCGCTGAAGGTGACGCGGGAGAGTCTGGCGAACGCGACGCTGCAGGCGGTTATCGTGAACAGCGGGAATGCCAATGCCTGTACCGGTGAACAAGGTGAAGCCGATGCTTATGAAATGCGTGCGGCCGCTGCCCGTGAGCTTGGGGTGAATGAATTGGACGTCGCGGTTGCTTCTACCGGTGTAATCGGCGAACTGCTGAAGATGGACCGTGTGCGCAGCGGCATTGCCGGACTGCCGGAGAAGCTGGATGGAGGAGCCGCCGGGGCGGAAGAGTTCTGCCAGGCTATTTTAACAACAGATCTGGTCAAAAAAGAATGCTGCGTCACAGTAAAGGTCGGTGAAGTGGAAGTTACCATCGCCGGAGCTGCCAAAGGTTCGGGGATGATTCATCCCAATATGGCGACCATGCTGGGCTTCATGACCACGGATGCTGTGATTGACGGCGAGGATCTGCTCAGTCTGCTGCGTACTGCGACCAACACCACTTTTAATATGATTACGGTAGATGGAGATACAAGCACCAATGACATGCTGGTGACGATGGCTAGCGGGCTGGCCGGGAATGAAAAGCTGACGCGGCTGCATGCGGACTGGGATGCTTTTGCCGCTGCGTTCACACATGTCTGCAAGAGTCTGGCTATGGCGATTGCCCGTGACGGCGAAGGAGCGACGAAGCTGATTGAAGTGCAGATTGACGGTGCAGTGCATGATGAGGCTGCGGCGGCGATTGCCAAGACAGTGGTCGGCTCCAGTCTTGTGAAATCGGCGATTTTTGGTGCGGATGCCAACTGGGGCAGAATTATTGCGGCGGTAGGACGCGCAGGAGTGCCGGTATCCCCGGAACGGGTAGATATCTCACTTGGCGGGATTGAGGTGCTCAGACAGTCGCGTCCGGTAGCTTTTGATGAAGAGCAGGCTCTGCATTATTTGCAAAAAAGCGATACCGTGCGGATTACCGTAGCTTTAGCTGACGGAGAAGGCAAGGCTACCGCCTGGGGCTGCGATCTGACGTATGATTATGTGCGCATTAATGCCGCATACCGTACCTGA
- the argH gene encoding argininosuccinate lyase, with product MSKLWGGRFTKGTNKLVEEYTASIGFDKVLAEEDVQGSLAHVTMLGKCGILPQEDVETIKNGLNKVLGKVRAGEIVFSVADEDIHMNIEKNLIEEIGPVGGKLHTGRSRNDQVATDMHLYLRNRVVELVALLHELQEALIGQAKDNVDTIVPGYTHLQRAQPILFAHHLLAYVSMFRRDAERLTDSYKRINVLPLGAGALAGTTFPIDRHFVAEQLGFDGVYENSLDAVSDRDFIVEFLANAALVMTHLSRLSEELVLWSSTEFSFVELDDAFCTGSSIMPQKKNPDVPELVRGKTGRVYGNLIGLLTVLKSLPLAYNKDMQEDKEGMFDTVATLTGALQLFAPMISTMKVNKGRMREAVNTDFSNATDIADFLVGKGLPFRQAHEVIGKTVLYCINEGKFLLDLTLEEFKQFSPLFDEQIYAVLQPEAVVNARNVYGGTATVQVKAAIERAEAALNEASEWIAQHVNTIR from the coding sequence GTGAGCAAGCTGTGGGGCGGACGTTTTACCAAAGGAACGAACAAACTGGTGGAGGAATATACGGCCTCCATCGGGTTCGATAAGGTACTTGCTGAAGAGGATGTGCAGGGCAGTCTGGCTCATGTCACTATGCTGGGCAAATGCGGCATCCTGCCGCAGGAAGATGTAGAGACGATCAAGAATGGACTGAACAAGGTACTCGGCAAGGTCCGTGCGGGGGAGATTGTTTTTTCCGTGGCAGATGAAGATATCCATATGAATATCGAAAAGAATCTGATCGAGGAGATCGGCCCGGTCGGCGGCAAGCTGCACACCGGACGCAGCCGCAACGACCAGGTGGCTACGGACATGCACCTGTACTTGCGCAATCGGGTGGTCGAACTGGTAGCTCTGCTGCATGAGCTGCAGGAAGCGCTGATCGGTCAAGCCAAAGACAACGTGGATACGATCGTGCCGGGCTACACGCATCTGCAGCGTGCCCAGCCGATCCTGTTCGCTCATCACCTGCTGGCTTACGTGTCCATGTTCCGCCGCGATGCGGAGCGTCTGACGGACAGCTACAAGCGGATCAATGTGCTGCCGCTGGGAGCAGGCGCGCTTGCGGGGACCACCTTCCCGATTGACCGTCATTTCGTAGCGGAACAGCTCGGGTTCGACGGTGTCTATGAGAACAGTCTGGATGCAGTCAGCGACCGGGATTTCATCGTCGAATTTCTGGCCAACGCGGCACTGGTGATGACCCACCTCTCCCGGCTGAGTGAAGAACTGGTGCTGTGGAGCAGCACGGAGTTCAGCTTCGTGGAGCTGGACGATGCCTTCTGCACAGGCAGCAGCATTATGCCGCAGAAGAAGAACCCGGATGTGCCGGAGCTGGTGCGGGGCAAAACGGGCCGTGTCTACGGCAACCTGATCGGCCTGCTGACGGTGCTCAAGTCCCTGCCGCTGGCATACAACAAAGACATGCAGGAAGACAAGGAAGGCATGTTCGACACCGTAGCCACTCTGACAGGAGCGCTGCAGCTGTTCGCGCCAATGATCTCCACGATGAAGGTGAACAAAGGCCGGATGCGGGAAGCCGTCAATACTGACTTCTCCAACGCGACTGATATCGCTGACTTCCTGGTAGGCAAAGGTCTGCCTTTCCGCCAGGCGCATGAGGTCATCGGCAAGACGGTGCTGTACTGCATTAACGAGGGCAAATTCCTGCTGGATCTGACGCTGGAGGAGTTCAAGCAGTTCTCCCCGCTGTTTGACGAGCAGATCTACGCTGTGCTGCAGCCGGAGGCTGTGGTGAACGCCCGCAACGTCTATGGCGGTACGGCTACGGTGCAAGTGAAGGCCGCGATTGAACGGGCAGAGGCAGCCTTGAATGAGGCTAGTGAGTGGATTGCGCAGCACGTAAATACTATCCGGTAA
- the argB gene encoding acetylglutamate kinase, translating into MTFEPVENHKAGGLFVMKCGGSTLAALPDSFFDDLRELQLSGAQPVIVHGGGPAISGNLEKLGIESSFVNGLRVTTEEVLDVVEMTLAGSINKAIVRRIQGSGGQALGLSGVDGRLITARLVANSGEVGLVGEVTEVNAEIVAGVLAMGYIPVIAPIGVDAGGQRYNINADTAAGAVASFIGSPQMIVVTDVPGIMRTLDGRKTVLPSVTVGQIEDLIKNGEIYGGMIPKVRAAIDCIQGSVSEVVIVDGKEPRVLSRVLQGEKLGTRIIRS; encoded by the coding sequence ATGACTTTTGAACCTGTTGAGAACCATAAGGCTGGCGGACTGTTCGTTATGAAATGTGGCGGCAGTACGCTGGCGGCGCTTCCGGATTCATTTTTTGACGATTTGCGGGAGCTGCAGCTGAGCGGTGCCCAGCCTGTTATTGTGCATGGCGGCGGACCGGCGATTTCCGGCAATCTGGAGAAGCTTGGCATTGAGAGCAGCTTTGTGAACGGCTTGCGGGTGACGACCGAGGAAGTGCTGGATGTGGTGGAAATGACGCTGGCGGGAAGCATCAACAAGGCGATTGTCCGAAGGATTCAAGGCAGTGGAGGGCAGGCGCTCGGCTTATCCGGTGTGGATGGGCGGCTGATTACGGCCCGGCTGGTTGCCAATAGCGGTGAAGTGGGGCTGGTCGGTGAAGTGACTGAGGTCAATGCAGAAATTGTGGCGGGTGTTCTGGCGATGGGCTATATCCCTGTGATCGCGCCGATCGGCGTAGATGCCGGGGGCCAGCGCTACAATATTAATGCGGATACGGCGGCGGGTGCGGTGGCTTCTTTTATCGGGTCGCCCCAAATGATTGTGGTCACGGATGTGCCGGGCATTATGCGCACCCTGGACGGACGCAAAACCGTGCTTCCGTCTGTGACGGTAGGGCAGATCGAAGACTTAATCAAAAATGGCGAAATCTATGGCGGGATGATTCCAAAAGTGCGTGCCGCGATCGACTGCATCCAGGGCAGTGTGTCCGAAGTCGTCATTGTTGACGGCAAGGAGCCCCGGGTGCTTAGCCGGGTGCTGCAGGGGGAAAAACTGGGAACACGGATTATTCGTTCATAA
- a CDS encoding helix-turn-helix transcriptional regulator → MIKNRIKVLRAERDWTQADLAEKVGISRQAVISIEKYKYTPSLELAFNIAKAFGVSINDVFEQEEEK, encoded by the coding sequence TTGATAAAAAACAGAATTAAAGTATTAAGGGCCGAACGTGATTGGACACAAGCAGATTTAGCTGAAAAAGTCGGCATTTCCAGACAAGCAGTTATTTCGATTGAAAAGTACAAATATACCCCATCTTTGGAATTGGCTTTTAATATTGCAAAGGCTTTTGGAGTTTCAATTAATGATGTATTTGAACAGGAGGAAGAAAAATGA
- a CDS encoding VanW family protein: MKKIHAALIALIGLILAGSLVAGGLHLYGSQQTLPPKTLVAGWDVGGMEIADVRAGLATRLQALGAVPLVLKAEPNTRLTVTLRQAGMTYEAEKFLQGLNTLTEGGLLERVRARWSFPRSWELGVHLDLAQLQKSLSPDWEKETFGVPVDAVRRITADDRVVYTPEKTTYEVDWRALELILQAAVPLSLHNADSLKGKQIMLEVPLSIRQPEVTLKILKEQGIERKISQFSTSLGASGPGRTFNIQAAAEAVNGTLLPPGAVFDYGKAIQKAQADTGFREAPVIVNGRLQPGVGGGICQVSSTLYNAALRSGLEIVERRNHSLPVNYLPKGQDATFSEGNINFRFRNNTGKSLIIHAAVQGRTLTVKLFGTFPKNVTFLVQSRTVELLAPADKYVSDPSLPRGGTRVIQNGRTGYIVETYITRLVDGKAVEKKLLSRDTYYAQKRIIAINRGGMGKSIQPDSRRQPLVEDGVRG; encoded by the coding sequence ATGAAAAAAATCCATGCCGCCCTCATTGCCCTGATCGGCCTGATTCTGGCCGGCTCCCTTGTAGCCGGAGGACTTCATTTATATGGCAGCCAGCAGACACTCCCCCCAAAAACCCTTGTTGCCGGCTGGGACGTCGGGGGTATGGAAATAGCTGACGTTCGTGCGGGACTAGCCACCAGATTGCAGGCGCTGGGGGCGGTTCCTTTGGTGCTGAAAGCAGAGCCTAACACCCGGCTCACGGTTACGCTGCGGCAGGCAGGCATGACGTATGAGGCAGAGAAATTTCTGCAGGGACTGAATACGCTCACCGAAGGCGGACTGCTGGAACGGGTGCGCGCGCGCTGGAGTTTTCCCCGCAGCTGGGAGCTCGGGGTACATCTGGATCTGGCACAGCTGCAGAAAAGTCTGAGTCCAGACTGGGAAAAGGAAACCTTTGGCGTCCCCGTTGACGCTGTACGGCGCATCACCGCAGATGACCGTGTGGTATACACGCCTGAGAAGACCACCTATGAGGTAGACTGGCGTGCATTGGAGCTTATCCTGCAGGCAGCAGTCCCCCTGTCACTCCACAATGCCGACAGCCTTAAGGGCAAACAGATCATGCTTGAAGTTCCGCTCAGCATCCGGCAGCCGGAGGTCACGCTGAAAATCCTGAAAGAGCAGGGCATCGAGCGGAAAATTTCGCAGTTCAGCACCTCCCTCGGAGCAAGCGGCCCCGGACGCACTTTTAATATCCAGGCTGCCGCCGAAGCTGTCAACGGCACCCTTCTGCCTCCGGGCGCAGTCTTCGATTACGGCAAGGCCATCCAGAAAGCCCAGGCTGACACCGGCTTCCGGGAAGCACCGGTGATCGTCAACGGCAGGCTGCAGCCCGGGGTGGGCGGAGGGATCTGCCAGGTATCCAGCACGCTGTATAACGCCGCCCTGCGTTCAGGGCTCGAAATCGTGGAGCGGCGCAACCATTCCCTGCCGGTTAACTATCTGCCCAAAGGACAGGATGCTACCTTTTCTGAAGGCAACATCAACTTCCGCTTCCGCAACAACACCGGCAAATCTCTGATTATCCATGCCGCCGTCCAAGGCCGCACCTTAACCGTGAAGCTGTTCGGCACGTTCCCGAAGAACGTCACCTTCCTGGTCCAGTCCCGGACGGTGGAGCTGCTTGCACCCGCCGACAAATATGTAAGCGATCCTTCACTCCCGCGCGGAGGCACACGGGTGATCCAGAACGGAAGAACCGGCTATATCGTTGAAACCTACATCACCCGGCTCGTTGACGGCAAAGCCGTGGAGAAGAAGCTGCTCTCCCGGGACACCTATTACGCACAAAAACGCATCATCGCCATCAACCGGGGCGGCATGGGCAAGTCCATCCAGCCTGATTCCCGCAGGCAGCCTCTGGTGGAGGATGGGGTGCGGGGGTGA
- a CDS encoding aspartate aminotransferase family protein — translation MSELTQADKDSLTGAPQDRSAETGVQEAAPAKLGAVFPSYARYDISLVKGKGSWVWDDQGNKYLDFMCGLAVTSLGHAPEKVGAKLKAQIDTLWHVSNLFHIPGQDRVAALLTANSCADQVFFCNSGAEANEAAIKLARRYHQKVKGTGRYEVITFEQSFHGRTLATLTATGQQKVKEGFLPLPAGFKTVPLHDLSALKAAISGNTAAIMLEMVLAEGGVLEVQQEFLDAVVELCKEHGLLLIVDEVQTGMGRTGKLFAHQHYGIEPDIFTLAKGVASGFPAGVMLGKGYLREAFSPGSHASTFGGTPLAAAVMEATIETMLEDNLAQRAADMGEYLKGLLGDKLADTPFVKEIRGKGLLIGIECAAPVGDIVLAGQKRGLLFVQAGPNVIRLLPNLYVSADEIHQAVDILSELIHTYANNGKWEAGS, via the coding sequence ATGAGTGAGCTTACGCAAGCGGACAAAGATTCTTTGACAGGGGCACCGCAGGACCGTTCAGCAGAAACAGGGGTTCAGGAGGCTGCTCCTGCCAAGCTGGGTGCGGTATTCCCGTCCTATGCCAGATACGACATCAGTCTGGTTAAGGGTAAGGGCAGCTGGGTGTGGGATGATCAGGGCAACAAGTACCTGGACTTTATGTGCGGCCTGGCCGTAACGAGTCTGGGACACGCACCGGAGAAGGTTGGCGCGAAGCTGAAGGCGCAGATTGATACGCTGTGGCATGTCTCGAACCTGTTCCACATTCCTGGACAGGACCGGGTGGCTGCGCTGCTTACAGCGAACAGCTGTGCAGATCAGGTGTTCTTTTGCAACAGCGGGGCGGAAGCGAATGAGGCAGCGATCAAGCTGGCGCGCCGTTATCACCAGAAGGTGAAGGGAACGGGCCGCTATGAAGTGATTACGTTCGAGCAGTCCTTCCATGGACGTACTCTGGCCACACTGACGGCTACCGGACAGCAAAAGGTAAAAGAAGGCTTCCTGCCGCTTCCGGCAGGCTTCAAGACTGTGCCGCTGCACGATCTCTCGGCGCTGAAGGCTGCAATCTCCGGGAACACCGCAGCAATTATGCTGGAGATGGTCCTCGCTGAAGGCGGCGTGCTGGAGGTGCAGCAGGAATTCCTGGATGCGGTGGTTGAGCTGTGCAAAGAGCATGGCTTACTGCTGATCGTGGATGAAGTGCAGACCGGCATGGGACGTACGGGCAAGCTGTTTGCACATCAGCATTACGGCATTGAGCCGGATATCTTCACCTTGGCCAAAGGGGTGGCCAGCGGCTTCCCGGCAGGTGTCATGCTGGGCAAGGGATACCTGCGTGAGGCGTTCAGTCCAGGCAGCCATGCGTCCACCTTCGGCGGAACGCCGCTGGCCGCAGCGGTAATGGAAGCGACGATCGAAACGATGCTGGAAGATAATTTGGCGCAGCGTGCTGCCGACATGGGAGAATACCTGAAGGGACTGCTCGGAGACAAGCTGGCGGATACGCCGTTTGTGAAGGAGATCCGCGGCAAAGGCCTGCTCATTGGCATCGAGTGCGCGGCACCGGTAGGTGATATCGTGCTGGCCGGACAAAAGCGCGGGCTGCTGTTCGTGCAGGCCGGCCCCAACGTCATTCGGCTGCTGCCTAACCTGTACGTAAGCGCCGATGAGATCCACCAGGCGGTGGACATCCTTTCGGAACTCATTCATACTTATGCTAACAATGGAAAGTGGGAGGCAGGTTCATGA
- the argF gene encoding ornithine carbamoyltransferase produces MSQEVKSGAQQIAQQLKGRDLLELNDYSPEEITYLIDLAIELKRKQKSGEVYQPLKGKTIGLIFEKSSTRTRVSFEVGMYQLGGHALFLSKNDIQLGRGETVGDTAQVMSRYLDGIMIRTFGHDKVEDLARYASVPVINGLSDLAHPCQVLADYQTVYEHKGKLKGLKLAYIGDGNNMAHSLLIGGAKLGVHVSVAGPEGYEPDAAVVAEAREIAKETGALIVVTRSPQEAVQDADVIYTDVWASMGFEAEQLAREAAFKDYQVNEELVKGAKSDYLFLHCLPAHREEEVSTGVIDGPNSVIFDQAENRLHAQKALMAALMG; encoded by the coding sequence ATGAGCCAGGAAGTGAAAAGCGGTGCACAACAAATCGCGCAGCAGCTCAAAGGCCGTGATTTGCTGGAGCTGAACGACTACAGCCCGGAGGAAATCACGTATTTGATTGATTTGGCGATTGAGCTGAAGCGGAAGCAAAAAAGCGGGGAGGTCTATCAGCCGCTGAAGGGCAAGACGATTGGGCTTATTTTTGAAAAATCCTCGACCCGCACACGCGTGTCATTCGAAGTGGGCATGTACCAGCTCGGCGGCCATGCGCTGTTCCTGAGCAAAAATGACATTCAGCTCGGACGCGGCGAAACCGTCGGCGATACGGCGCAGGTCATGTCCCGTTATCTGGACGGCATTATGATCCGCACCTTCGGCCATGACAAAGTAGAGGATCTGGCCCGTTATGCTTCGGTGCCCGTCATCAACGGACTGAGCGATCTGGCCCATCCGTGCCAGGTGCTGGCTGATTACCAGACCGTCTACGAGCATAAAGGCAAGCTGAAGGGCCTGAAGCTGGCCTACATCGGCGATGGCAACAACATGGCGCATTCCCTGCTGATCGGCGGTGCCAAGCTGGGCGTGCATGTCTCGGTTGCCGGACCGGAGGGCTATGAGCCGGATGCGGCTGTTGTTGCGGAGGCGCGTGAGATTGCCAAGGAAACCGGAGCGTTAATCGTGGTTACCCGCAGCCCGCAGGAAGCCGTACAGGACGCCGATGTAATCTACACAGATGTCTGGGCGAGCATGGGCTTTGAAGCCGAGCAGCTCGCGCGTGAGGCCGCGTTCAAGGATTATCAGGTCAACGAGGAGCTGGTCAAAGGCGCGAAGAGCGACTACCTGTTCCTGCACTGCCTGCCGGCTCACCGTGAGGAAGAGGTCAGCACCGGCGTGATCGACGGCCCGAATTCGGTCATCTTCGACCAGGCCGAAAACCGCCTGCATGCGCAGAAAGCGTTGATGGCGGCATTGATGGGCTAA
- a CDS encoding DL-endopeptidase inhibitor IseA family protein, with product MNKKVLLSSIALSLGLVSAGSGAFAATPAFGVEGVKAVAVSAPGKEGPATINNLTVKSVIPLLVHAKKLYTYTSRGGVTFQPETFQYKGTEYRYLSSDIGSKQQLMNYVKRAYTHNAAAFYVQTQFLEQNGRMAQVNTDIGNSMQYDKATARMVSKTATAAVFELSVPDQGMNQSVVVKLKKVSGYWRIDMSPDTLF from the coding sequence ATGAACAAAAAAGTGCTGCTCAGCTCAATCGCTCTTTCACTGGGTCTGGTATCGGCGGGGAGCGGAGCGTTCGCGGCTACGCCAGCTTTTGGAGTTGAAGGTGTAAAGGCGGTAGCGGTATCCGCACCGGGCAAGGAAGGTCCGGCAACGATTAACAATCTGACGGTGAAAAGTGTGATCCCGCTCCTGGTTCACGCCAAAAAGCTGTATACATATACCAGTCGCGGGGGCGTGACGTTCCAACCGGAAACGTTTCAATATAAAGGGACGGAGTACCGTTATCTCTCCAGTGATATTGGGAGCAAGCAGCAGCTGATGAATTACGTCAAACGCGCCTACACGCACAATGCCGCTGCGTTTTATGTGCAGACACAGTTTTTGGAGCAGAACGGAAGAATGGCACAAGTGAACACCGATATAGGCAACTCAATGCAGTATGATAAGGCGACAGCACGTATGGTTTCGAAGACTGCGACCGCTGCTGTTTTTGAGTTAAGTGTGCCGGATCAAGGGATGAACCAAAGCGTAGTGGTGAAGCTGAAGAAAGTGAGCGGATATTGGAGAATTGACATGTCTCCGGATACGCTGTTTTAA